From a region of the Salarias fasciatus chromosome 6, fSalaFa1.1, whole genome shotgun sequence genome:
- the ptcd1 gene encoding pentatricopeptide repeat-containing protein 1, mitochondrial, giving the protein MLTSFACSCVRNGRKVSTPATRLSLRTLALTGTQDFSRPLSSRPLRPDAATPRQPPRGLASRSVSLSASSRAESQSRDSHDWDTFGSLSADLSSRRSFKKASPYFRDLDGDPEGEESKEEPLQAPRRLRRTNTPYWYFLQCKKLIRENKLQEALDLFSRDMLQGERLQPEEFNYTVLIGGCGRAGQLQKAFKLYNDLKKRGLEASDATYTALFNACAESPSKPAGLQQALKLEQELRRKNYPLSTITYHALLKAHAITNHLQACLHTLREMLQNGHVVTQETFHYLLMGCLKEKETGFRLALQVWRQMLHSGIIPDSQNYDLLLRTARDCGIGDPALASSILLTTDRQSRRRRREVSASKAPLDIDLLEKQLFFQPGPHSESQQDTGQHSTDLMPVSKTGSTPPSVYVPGATAPSLLDVFEGKSGAVVSLGTVADASNRLALIGGAEGLLEKMTTDGVSPGLRTLTLLADMAEPGRQSLQGLLKVAKQHRVKLDVGFFNSAIRRAAKASDHEAAKAVLSVMRERNVSVDVRTFGCLALSCDQQKDGLQLLDDMKEAGLRPNAHVFSALIGRAARRLDYAYLKTILQTMRNMDVWPNEVIIKQLEFAAQYPPDYNKYKSRNNYLVHIDGFRGYYQQWLRQMPAQSTDGETEEPQPQSDAAPMKTEAVDGLTEAQRNQRAAARRFYSRNPDKKRNAASTL; this is encoded by the exons ATGTTGACGTCTTTCGCCTGCTCGTGCGTGCGGAACGGGAGGAAAGTGTCGACCCCCGCCACCAGGTTGTCCCTGAGAACACTCGCTCTGACGGGCACGCAGGATTTTTCGCGACCCCTGTCGTCCAGACCCCTCCGTCCCGACGCCGCGACCCCCCGGCAGCCACCCCGGGGACTGGCATCCAGGTCCGTGTCCCTGTCGGCGTCCTCCCGGGCGGAGTCGCAGTCCAGGGACTCTCATGACTGGGACACGTTCGGCTCGCTGTCCGCGGACCTTTCATCCAGGAGGTCGTTCAAGAAAGCCAGCCCTTACTTCCGAGACCTGGATGGAGACCCcgaaggagaggagagcaagGAGGAGCCCCTTCAAGCTCCGAGGAGGCTCCGGAGGACAAACACTCCTTACTGGTATTTCCTACAGTGCAAGAAGCTGATCCGAGAAAACAAG ctgcaggaggCTCTGGATCTGTTCAGCAGAGACATGCTGCAAGGAGAgaggctgcagccggaggagTTCAACTACACCGTCCTGATAGGAGGCTGTGGCCGGGCCGGACAGCTCCAGAAGGCCTTCAAACTCTACAACGAT ttGAAGAAGCGAGGTCTGGAGGCCTCTGACGCCACCTACACGGCGCTCTTTAACGCCTGTGCAGAGTCGCCGTCCAAACCAGCTGGCCTCCAGCAGGCTCTGAAGTTGGAGCAGGAACTGCGTCGCAAAAACTATCCCCTCAGCACCATCACGTACCACGCTCTCCTCAAGGCTCACGCCATCACCAACCACCTGCAGGCCTGCCTCCACACGCTCAGG gaAATGCTGCAGAACGGACATGTCGTCACTCAGGAGACTTTTCACTATCTGCTGATGGGCTGCTTGAAGGAAAAGGAAACGGGGTTCAGACTGGCCTTGCAG GTGTGGCGGCAGATGCTGCATTCAGGGATTATTCCAGACTCGCAGAACTACGACTTGCTCCTGAGAACAGCCCGGGACTGTGGGATCGGTGATCCCGCTCTGGCCTCCAGCATTCTGCTGACGACAGACCGTCAGAGtcggagacggaggagagaagTGTCGGCCTCCAAAGCCCCGCTGGACATCGACCTTCTGGAGAAGCAGCTGTTTTTTCAGCCTGGTCCACACAGTGAGAGTCAGCAGGACACCGGACAACACTCCACTGATTTGATGCCAGTCAGTAAAACGGGGAGCACCCCTCCATCTGTTTACGTACCCGGCGCCACAGCTCCTAGCCTGCTGGATGTTTTTGAGGGGAAGAGCGGTGCTGTGGTCTCCCTCGGGACCGTAGCCGATGCGTCGAATCGACTCGCCCTCATCGGTGGAGCGGAAGGTTTGCTAGAGAAGATGACGACTGATGGAGTCAGCCCAGGCCTCCGAACTCTGACCCTGCTGGCCGACATGGCGGAGCCGGGCCGCCAGTCTCTGCAGGGGTTGTTGAAAGTTGCCAAACAGCACCGAGTAAAACTTGATGTTGGGTTTTTTAACTCAGCCATTCGCAGGGCCGCCAAAGCAAGCGACCACGAGGCGGCTAAG GCTGTGCTGAGTGTGATGCGCGAGCGCAACGTGAGCGTGGACGTGCGAACATTTGGGTGCCTCGCGTTGTCCTGTGACCAGCAGAAGGACGGCCTTCAGCTTCTGGACGACATGAAG GAGGCGGGGCTACGGCCGAATGCCCACGTGttctctgctctgattggccgagCAGCTCGGCGGCTGGATTACGCCTACCTGAAAACGATCCTCCAAACCATGAGAAACATGGATGTGTGGCCTAATGAGGTTATCATCAAACAGCTGGAGTTTGCTGCGCAGTATCCTCCCGACTACAACAAG TACAAGTCCAGAAACAACTACCTGGTCCACATCGACGGTTTCCGTGGTTACTACCAGCAGTGGCTCAGACAGATGCCCGCTCAGAGTACCGACGGTGAGACAGAGGAGCCTCAGCCTCAGAGCGACGCTGCCCCAATGAAGACAGAAGCTGTGGACGGGCTGACGGAGGCACAGAGGAACCAGAGAGCAGCCGCAAGGAGATTTTACTCTCGTAACCCAGACAAGAAGAGGAATGCGGCGTCCACTCTGTAA
- the LOC115390213 gene encoding uncharacterized protein LOC115390213, with translation MDSAEVIVLSDDDEDLSCLIVEEKDEKKPEAVLSTSSLDEDLVVTFCQRAEVLPHARYDCPVHPFTSTECETSAPVDRNKLFCDQCFCYICDKLAASCEKWCHSGMCHCNSHKKSKFWTELRNNALLGRLKSFDLTLLETDSHLRHAETMLRSFTLELSTLFSLFLKGETTWLSNSHQEIVYHDYRPVYEFVTSFLDKADEEESRAAAIMYLGATEDFLSHFYLDRMFFFPTFMANPSEAKVSLLQRVIAKMQRLMVMANFSTVFIDKLQDFYQRLPFQQVNMKNVRNSLCVRPWDDVLLVTVLKGQNVSGVRKDKGKRDVLIEQINVVVLRSEALQRQNRHRDLCRYLRVVKTDDPKHFQQLLGLIPFFMCAAGDFSPAAKSIFSSLNPTVGITTLIFLTYLRIFETATVPKVIVWQLQQLCNPNATWEAVEGATPLKRTELVKFALLAQRNCLSIFVDSQCWTKLLTIVNTPSGSSGPIPPPSPQFLHDAWDVVNSILLGQDGSSIHIPRDFLEVYPDQALLLLVTGALALRISSWLLLPAIPVISTFKENQWASRWLYDNLSSNAEHFNAFIQGLAREMENTAGGPAMDKTDSSQVTSSSQKRLVI, from the exons ATGGACAGTGCAGAAGTCATCGTCCTCAGTGACGACGATGAAGACCTGTCGTGTCTCATAGTGGAGGAAAAAGACGAAAAGAAGCCTG AAGCTGTGTTGTCTACAAGCAGCCTGGATGAAGACCTGGTGGTTACCTTCTGCCAGCGCGCTGAGGTCCTGCCTCATGCGCGCTATGACTGTCCGGTGCATCCTTTCAC GAGCACAGAGTGTGAGACCAGCGCTCCAGTGGACCGAAACAAACTCTTCTGTGATCAGTGCTTCTGCTACATTTGTGACAAGCTGGCAGCATCT tgtgaaaagtgGTGCCACAGCGGTATGTGTCACTGCAACAGCCACAAGAAGAGCAAATTCTGGACTGAGCTCCGAAACAACGCTCTGTTGGGGCGACTGAAGAGCTTCGACCTCACTCTTTTAGAAACAGACTCCCACCTCCGGCACGCAG AGACGATGTTGCGGAGCTTCACACTGGAGCTTTCCACACTGTTCTCGTTGTTCTTGAAGGGAGAGACGACATGGCTGAGCAATTCACACCAGGAGATTGTCTATCATGA TTATCGACCTGTGTATGAGTTTGTGACGTCATTTCTGGACAAagcagatgaagaggagagcagagctgcagccatcATGTATTTGGGAGCTACTGAGGACTTCCTTTCACATTTTTACCTCGACAG GATGTTCTTCTTTCCGACATTTATGGCAAATCCTTCTGAGGCCAAAGTGTCATTACTACAGAG GGTAATAGCCAAAATGCAACGACTGATGGTCATGGCTAATTTTTCTACGGTGTTCATCGACAAACTGCAGGACTTTTATCAAAGATTACCTTTCCAGCAGGTGAACATGAAGAACGTGAGGAACAG cctgtgtgtgcgtCCCTGGGACGACGTCCTGCTGGTGACGGTGCTGAAAGGACAGAACGTGTCGGGCGTCCGTAAAGACAAAGGGAAGAGGGACGTCCTGATAGAACAGATAAACGTGGTTGTGCTGAGAAGTGAAGCTCTGCAGCGTCAGAACAG GCACAGAGACCTGTGTCGATATCTGCGAGTTGTCAAGACAGACGATCCCAAACA CTTCCAGCAGCTTCTGGGCCTCATCCCTTTCTTCATGTGTGCGGCGGGGGACTTCAGCCCGGCTGCGAAGAGCATCTTCTCCTCCTTGAACCCCACCGTCGGCATCACTACGCTCATCTTCCTCACGTACCTGCGCATCTTTGAGACGGCGACGGTGCCGAAGGTGATCGTCTGGCAGCTGCAACAACTTTGCAACCCCAATGCCACATGGGAAGCAGTTGAAG GAGCTACACCACTGAAGCGAACCGAGCTGGTGAAGTTTGCTCTCCTGGCTCAGAGAAACTGCTTGAGCATTTTCGTCGAC TCACAGTGTTGGACCAAATTACTCACGATCGTCAACACCCCGTCTGGTTCATCCGGCCCCATACCGCCTCCCAGCCCGCAGTTCCTACAC GATGCTTGGGACGTTGTGAACTCGATCCTGCTCGGTCAGGATGGCTCCAGCATTCACATCCCTCGGGACTTTCTGGAG GTTTACCCCGATCAGGCCTTGTTGCTGCTGGTCACCGGAGCTTTAGCGCTGAGGATCAGCTCCTGGCTTCTGTTACCAGCTATACCTGTGATCAGCACGTTCAAG GAGAACCAGTGGGCTTCCAGGTGGCTGTACGACAACTTGTCCTCCAACGCAGAGCATTTCAACGCTTTCATTCAGGGGCTTGCACGGGAGatggaaaacacagcag GCGGTCCAGCGATGGATAAAACGGACTCCTCTCAGGTCACGTCGTCGTCACAGAAGCGGCT tgtgatcTGA